A genomic region of Azoarcus sp. KH32C contains the following coding sequences:
- a CDS encoding tetratricopeptide repeat protein, with translation MPGRHPYRCRACKHRFFAPDGTRSGRNALVSVATACLIIAIGIVMLIDWSTVDEIPAPIPAAAPVQIDPYTLRAAQEGDAAAQLRLARVLLSDLSREGTRSAEAVHWLRTAAENNSPGAMVELGKLYRSGFGVLQDYDQAAKWIRMAAAMGDPAGMLELGRLYRDGVGLPRDPVLAYVWFNRAAAALHVEAARDRDDVARGLSPTQLKDAQAQSPITEGGNGGNGGTKPTSYNKP, from the coding sequence GTGCCCGGGCGCCACCCCTACCGTTGCCGCGCCTGCAAACATCGCTTCTTCGCGCCGGACGGCACGCGCTCGGGTCGGAATGCCCTCGTTTCGGTTGCGACCGCGTGTCTGATCATTGCTATCGGCATCGTCATGCTAATCGACTGGTCGACGGTCGACGAAATCCCGGCGCCGATCCCGGCCGCAGCGCCGGTGCAAATCGATCCTTACACGCTGAGGGCCGCACAGGAGGGTGACGCGGCAGCTCAGTTGCGGCTTGCCAGAGTGCTGTTGTCGGATCTGAGCCGCGAGGGCACGCGGTCCGCAGAGGCGGTGCACTGGCTGCGAACTGCCGCCGAGAACAACAGCCCCGGGGCGATGGTGGAGCTCGGAAAACTTTACCGAAGCGGCTTCGGCGTGCTGCAGGACTACGATCAGGCAGCGAAGTGGATCCGGATGGCGGCGGCCATGGGTGACCCGGCGGGAATGCTAGAACTGGGACGGCTTTACCGGGACGGAGTGGGCCTGCCGCGCGACCCCGTGCTCGCCTACGTGTGGTTCAATCGCGCCGCCGCGGCGCTGCACGTGGAAGCCGCGCGCGATAGAGACGACGTTGCACGAGGACTCAGCCCGACCCAGCTGAAGGACGCCCAGGCACAGTCGCCGATCACGGAAGGCGGCAATGGCGGCAATGGCGGCACCAAGCCGACCAGCTACAACAAGCCGTAG
- a CDS encoding AMP-binding protein encodes MNAAEILLSVGVDPAIAIECGDRRVSYAELRERVRRAAGAWQALGLKTGDRVIVFAPDSDDWVEAYLGAIWAGGVAIGVNSRLSMGEAAPILKECEARFVWCEAEEARTLVAGGDAAVKIVASGPGTLNWGAHLASADGIDPVERDSEDPALWIGTSGTTGTPKGVIHVQRVVVNAQSFACGILGLTAADRLYATSKLFFAYALGNSLFAGLRAGATVILDREWPTAERVEQMVEKHRPTLLFSVPTLYNKMLQTGVAARIADRGIRHFVSAGEALPGSIRQGWREQTGCGLISGYGTSETLCLMLYSDDDSGLMKPTPLTDVRFNPNMDADLPQRIWVRHTTVAQGYWKRPDAQADGFNEGWFSPGDMFLRHPDGRLEYAGRNDDMLKIAGQWVSTLWVEQSLASQCGEALHQIASVGVESGDGLTALAVLAVAAPGRTAEARQRLEGAIEALPGHRRPRWVHWLDALPLTPTGKLQRGRLRALHERQVEAMA; translated from the coding sequence ATGAATGCTGCTGAAATCCTCCTGTCCGTCGGGGTGGATCCCGCGATTGCGATCGAGTGCGGCGACCGGCGTGTGAGCTACGCCGAACTGCGCGAGCGTGTGCGGCGTGCGGCCGGCGCATGGCAGGCGCTGGGTCTGAAGACAGGCGATCGGGTGATCGTGTTCGCGCCCGACAGCGACGACTGGGTCGAGGCGTATCTGGGTGCGATCTGGGCGGGCGGCGTCGCGATCGGTGTCAACTCGCGCTTGTCGATGGGGGAAGCGGCGCCGATCCTGAAGGAATGCGAGGCGCGCTTCGTGTGGTGTGAAGCCGAGGAGGCGCGGACGCTCGTGGCGGGAGGGGACGCTGCCGTGAAGATCGTCGCGAGCGGTCCCGGTACCTTGAACTGGGGGGCGCACCTGGCGAGCGCCGACGGGATCGATCCGGTGGAGCGCGACAGCGAAGATCCCGCTTTGTGGATCGGCACGTCGGGAACCACGGGCACGCCAAAAGGCGTGATCCATGTGCAGCGTGTCGTGGTCAATGCGCAGTCCTTCGCGTGCGGCATCCTCGGGCTGACCGCCGCGGACCGGCTGTATGCGACGTCCAAGCTGTTCTTCGCGTATGCGCTGGGCAACAGCTTGTTCGCCGGCCTTCGCGCGGGTGCGACGGTGATCCTCGACCGCGAGTGGCCGACCGCCGAGCGCGTCGAACAGATGGTCGAAAAGCACCGCCCGACTTTGTTGTTCAGCGTCCCGACGCTCTACAACAAGATGCTGCAGACCGGTGTCGCGGCGCGGATCGCCGACCGGGGTATCCGCCATTTCGTGTCGGCGGGCGAGGCGCTGCCAGGGTCGATCCGACAGGGCTGGCGCGAACAGACCGGATGCGGCCTGATCAGCGGTTACGGCACGTCCGAGACGCTGTGTCTGATGCTGTATAGCGATGACGATTCCGGGCTGATGAAGCCGACCCCGCTGACCGACGTGCGATTCAATCCGAACATGGACGCGGATCTGCCGCAGCGCATCTGGGTGCGGCACACGACGGTTGCGCAGGGGTACTGGAAGCGGCCGGACGCGCAGGCGGACGGATTCAACGAGGGGTGGTTCTCGCCGGGGGACATGTTTCTTCGGCATCCGGACGGACGCCTGGAATACGCCGGGCGCAACGACGACATGCTGAAGATCGCCGGGCAGTGGGTCAGCACGCTGTGGGTCGAGCAGTCGCTCGCGTCCCAGTGCGGCGAGGCCTTGCACCAGATCGCGTCGGTCGGGGTGGAGTCGGGTGATGGGCTGACGGCGCTGGCGGTGCTCGCGGTGGCGGCGCCGGGGCGTACGGCCGAGGCGCGGCAGCGGCTCGAGGGCGCCATCGAAGCCTTGCCAGGCCATCGCCGACCTCGCTGGGTGCATTGGCTGGACGCTTTGCCCTTGACGCCGACGGGCAAGCTGCAGCGCGGCCGGCTGCGGGCCTTGCACGAGCGCCAGGTGGAGGCCATGGCCTGA
- a CDS encoding sigma-54 dependent transcriptional regulator, with translation MKGHILIVDDEALYRQLLTSRLGRSGYELSEAGDGEAALARAQDGGVDLALVDIKMPGMDGIEVLKRLKEFDPLMEVVILTGHGNVDTAIAAMKLGAFDYLSKPYKLTELDIVVERALEKRSLARRCAALSAEVTHRRACDDMAVVGRSPVWQKTLELVRRAAPLDMPVLVTGESGVGKEVVASLLHRWSGRGAEAYVPLNCGLLDDELVESELFGHKRGAFSGATADKEGLFEVASAGTLFLDEIGELPAACQAKLLRVLDSGEFRQLGATALRRTHARVIAATHRDLDALVAQGTFRHDLLYRLNVVHIPVPPLRERREDVPLLVEHLMRRRGRPIGELPRFSEAAMGRLMAYRWPGNVRELRNVVERLVAFSDGVCIDEAAVCSVLNLPLVATPAAAPRVFPGIVPLDDFERDYVVWVLDEVGGNVSAAAQALGVSRSTVYRFLRSELATG, from the coding sequence ATGAAAGGACATATCCTGATCGTCGACGACGAGGCCTTGTATCGCCAGCTGCTGACAAGCCGTCTTGGACGCAGCGGTTACGAGCTCAGCGAGGCGGGCGACGGCGAGGCGGCACTCGCCCGGGCACAGGACGGGGGCGTCGATCTCGCGCTGGTGGATATCAAGATGCCGGGCATGGACGGGATCGAGGTCCTCAAGCGCTTGAAGGAATTCGACCCGCTGATGGAGGTTGTGATCCTGACCGGTCATGGCAACGTCGATACCGCGATCGCCGCGATGAAGCTCGGCGCCTTCGACTATCTGTCGAAACCATACAAGCTGACGGAGCTCGACATCGTCGTCGAGCGTGCGCTGGAAAAGCGCTCGCTTGCGCGGCGCTGTGCAGCCCTGAGCGCGGAAGTGACCCATCGGCGTGCGTGCGACGACATGGCCGTCGTCGGCCGCAGTCCTGTGTGGCAGAAGACGCTGGAGCTTGTGCGCCGGGCCGCTCCGCTCGACATGCCCGTGCTGGTGACGGGCGAGAGCGGGGTGGGCAAGGAGGTTGTCGCGAGCCTGCTGCATCGCTGGAGCGGACGTGGAGCCGAGGCTTACGTGCCGCTCAACTGCGGATTGCTCGACGACGAGCTCGTCGAAAGCGAGCTCTTCGGTCACAAGCGTGGCGCGTTTTCGGGGGCGACGGCCGACAAGGAGGGGCTCTTCGAGGTCGCGAGCGCGGGAACGCTGTTTCTAGACGAGATCGGCGAGTTGCCCGCCGCCTGTCAGGCCAAGCTGCTGCGTGTGCTCGATTCGGGCGAGTTCCGCCAGCTCGGCGCGACGGCCTTACGAAGGACGCACGCCCGCGTGATCGCCGCGACGCATCGCGATCTCGATGCCCTCGTTGCGCAGGGGACGTTCCGCCACGACCTGCTGTACCGGCTCAATGTCGTGCATATTCCGGTGCCGCCCTTGCGCGAACGGCGCGAGGATGTGCCGCTGCTGGTCGAGCACCTGATGCGGCGTAGAGGCAGGCCAATCGGTGAGCTGCCGCGATTCTCCGAAGCCGCGATGGGGCGGCTCATGGCGTATCGGTGGCCAGGGAATGTGCGCGAGCTGCGAAACGTCGTCGAACGCCTGGTCGCCTTCAGCGACGGGGTGTGCATCGACGAAGCAGCGGTCTGTTCCGTGCTCAACCTTCCCTTGGTCGCGACGCCTGCCGCGGCGCCACGGGTTTTCCCTGGCATCGTGCCGCTCGACGATTTCGAGCGCGACTACGTGGTGTGGGTGCTCGACGAAGTCGGTGGCAACGTCAGCGCGGCTGCCCAGGCCTTAGGTGTGTCGCGCTCGACGGTGTATCGCTTCCTGCGCAGCGAACTCGCCACCGGCTGA
- a CDS encoding MDR family MFS transporter, translating into MTHRPHRGLVTLSVMLATIIQALDMTIANVALPHMQGSMGATQDQISWVLTSYIVAAAIFMPLTGFLSARFGRKRIFLTAVVGFTIASMLCGAAQNLTQIVLFRLLQGVFGASLVPLSQSVLLDTYPREQHGQAMAMWGVGVMLGPILGPTLGGWLTEYYSWRWVFYINLPLGILAWLGLAASLQETPVDRSRRFDLLGFALLTLGIGALQMMLDRGETLDWFSHAEVVAEAVAAGLFLYLFVAHMFTHERPFLEPGLFRDRNFGVGLLLIFVVGIILLATMALLPPLLQNLMGYPVIEVGYLLGPRGIGTMFAMMAVGRLARRVDPRWLILLGLLLTSLSQWEMTRFSMNITAWDIVRTGLVQGLGLGFIFVPLSTITFATLAPRYRNEGTALFSLMRNLGSSIGISIVVTYLSHNMQANHAALADFITPFSLAVREAADAGAFDLGTAGGLAALNGEVTRQAAFLAYLQDFRLMTWVSLAAIPLLTLLKPSHARSPALDETYVAE; encoded by the coding sequence ATGACGCACCGCCCGCATCGCGGTCTCGTCACCCTATCGGTGATGCTGGCGACGATCATCCAGGCGCTGGACATGACGATCGCCAACGTCGCGCTGCCCCATATGCAGGGCTCGATGGGCGCGACGCAGGACCAGATCTCGTGGGTGCTGACGTCCTACATCGTCGCGGCCGCGATCTTCATGCCGCTCACCGGCTTTCTCAGCGCGCGTTTCGGCCGCAAGCGCATCTTCCTCACCGCGGTCGTCGGTTTCACGATCGCGTCGATGCTCTGCGGCGCGGCGCAGAACCTGACGCAGATCGTCCTGTTCCGCCTTCTACAAGGGGTATTCGGCGCGAGCCTCGTACCGCTGTCGCAATCGGTGCTACTCGACACCTACCCGCGCGAGCAGCACGGTCAGGCGATGGCGATGTGGGGCGTCGGCGTGATGCTCGGGCCGATTCTCGGGCCGACGCTCGGCGGCTGGCTCACCGAGTATTACAGCTGGCGCTGGGTGTTCTACATCAATCTGCCCCTCGGGATCCTCGCCTGGCTCGGGCTCGCGGCCTCCCTGCAGGAGACGCCCGTCGACCGCTCGCGCCGCTTCGACCTGCTCGGCTTCGCGCTGTTGACGCTCGGGATCGGCGCGCTGCAGATGATGCTCGACCGCGGCGAGACGCTCGACTGGTTCTCGCATGCGGAGGTGGTTGCCGAGGCCGTCGCGGCCGGGCTGTTCCTGTACCTCTTCGTCGCGCACATGTTCACGCACGAGCGTCCCTTCCTCGAGCCCGGCCTCTTCCGCGACCGCAACTTCGGCGTCGGCCTGCTGCTGATCTTCGTGGTCGGGATCATCCTGCTCGCGACGATGGCGCTGCTGCCGCCGCTGCTGCAGAACCTGATGGGCTACCCGGTGATCGAGGTGGGCTACCTGCTGGGCCCGCGAGGCATCGGCACGATGTTCGCGATGATGGCGGTCGGCCGGCTCGCGCGACGAGTCGATCCGCGCTGGCTGATCCTGCTCGGCTTGCTGCTGACCAGCCTGTCGCAGTGGGAAATGACCCGCTTCTCGATGAACATCACGGCGTGGGACATCGTGCGCACCGGCCTCGTCCAAGGGCTCGGACTCGGTTTCATCTTCGTGCCGCTGTCGACGATCACCTTCGCGACCCTCGCGCCGCGTTACCGCAACGAAGGCACCGCCCTCTTCAGCCTCATGCGCAATCTGGGCAGCAGCATCGGCATCTCCATCGTCGTGACCTATCTCTCGCACAACATGCAGGCGAACCACGCGGCGCTGGCCGACTTCATCACGCCCTTCAGTCTCGCCGTCCGCGAAGCGGCCGACGCGGGCGCCTTCGATCTCGGCACCGCAGGGGGCCTCGCCGCCCTCAATGGCGAGGTGACCCGCCAGGCCGCCTTCCTCGCCTACCTGCAGGACTTCCGCCTGATGACCTGGGTCTCGCTCGCTGCGATCCCGCTGCTCACCCTGCTGAAACCCTCGCACGCGAGATCCCCTGCCCTCGACGAGACTTACGTGGCCGAGTGA
- a CDS encoding MFS transporter: MSKAEDVDIQSFINQHPFSGFQWFIFALCFLIVMLDGFDTAAIGYIAPSLIQEWGATKPALAPVLSAALFGLAAGALASGPLADRFGRRLVLNVSVLVFAAACFASAFASDLQGLTVLRFATGLGLGAAMPNAVTLISEYCPAKRRALITNAMFSGFPLGAAFGGFLAAWMIPLFGWRSVLQLGGIAPAVLLVLMLVWLPESVRYMAAKGVSPERIRAVLGRISVTAASARSFHLAEVKSATVRGSGLGVVLSRSYIAGSLMLWLAYFMGLVIFYALINWMPILFKDAGLEQKTATLVAALFPLGGCGAIFFGWLMDRFNGNRIIAVGYALTAVSIYAIGQVAGNVGALVLVVFVAGTVMNTAQVSMPALAAGFYPTQGRATGVAWMLGIGRFGGIAGSFLVAELTRQKLGFSEVFTVIAIPGLIATLALILKQCAHPEIAPAHHAPADEGCPSYREEQVAAH; this comes from the coding sequence ATGTCGAAAGCAGAGGATGTAGATATTCAATCGTTCATCAATCAGCACCCGTTCTCCGGTTTTCAGTGGTTCATCTTCGCACTGTGCTTCCTGATCGTGATGCTGGATGGGTTCGATACGGCGGCGATCGGCTATATCGCACCGTCGCTCATCCAGGAGTGGGGCGCGACCAAGCCGGCCTTGGCGCCGGTGTTGAGTGCGGCGCTCTTCGGGCTGGCCGCCGGAGCGCTGGCGTCCGGACCGCTGGCGGACCGCTTTGGACGCCGGCTCGTCCTGAACGTGTCGGTACTCGTGTTCGCGGCCGCGTGCTTTGCCTCGGCTTTCGCGTCCGATCTGCAAGGGCTGACGGTATTGCGCTTCGCGACCGGCCTCGGATTGGGGGCGGCGATGCCCAACGCGGTGACGCTGATCAGCGAATACTGTCCCGCGAAGCGCCGCGCGCTGATCACCAATGCGATGTTCTCCGGATTTCCGCTGGGGGCCGCGTTCGGCGGCTTTCTGGCGGCATGGATGATTCCCCTGTTCGGCTGGCGCAGCGTGCTGCAGCTCGGGGGCATCGCGCCGGCCGTGCTGCTCGTGCTGATGCTGGTGTGGTTGCCGGAGTCGGTACGTTACATGGCGGCAAAGGGAGTATCGCCGGAGCGGATTCGCGCTGTCCTCGGTCGCATCTCTGTCACGGCCGCGAGCGCTCGGTCGTTTCACCTCGCAGAAGTGAAATCGGCCACTGTGCGGGGGAGCGGCCTGGGAGTGGTGCTGTCCCGGTCGTACATCGCCGGATCGCTGATGCTGTGGCTCGCTTACTTCATGGGCCTGGTGATCTTCTATGCGCTGATCAACTGGATGCCGATCCTGTTCAAGGATGCCGGGCTCGAGCAGAAGACAGCAACGCTGGTCGCGGCGCTGTTTCCGCTCGGCGGCTGCGGCGCGATCTTCTTCGGTTGGCTGATGGACCGCTTTAATGGCAACCGCATCATCGCTGTCGGCTACGCGCTGACGGCGGTGTCGATCTACGCAATCGGACAGGTGGCGGGCAACGTCGGTGCGCTGGTGCTTGTCGTGTTCGTCGCCGGGACGGTCATGAACACGGCCCAGGTATCCATGCCTGCGCTGGCCGCCGGCTTCTACCCGACCCAGGGGCGTGCGACCGGTGTTGCGTGGATGCTCGGGATCGGCCGCTTCGGCGGGATCGCCGGATCTTTCCTGGTGGCCGAACTGACACGTCAGAAGCTCGGATTCAGCGAGGTGTTCACAGTGATCGCGATCCCCGGACTGATCGCGACCTTGGCGCTGATCCTCAAGCAATGTGCTCATCCCGAAATCGCCCCGGCGCATCACGCGCCCGCGGATGAAGGATGTCCGAGTTACCGGGAAGAACAGGTCGCCGCTCACTGA
- a CDS encoding aldehyde ferredoxin oxidoreductase C-terminal domain-containing protein has translation MGIRDKVEQLCVRLYDAPQYPTQGAVLFVDLERRETRRKYLPLDVLRTYLGGRGANMYLLYNLLQEDRDALDPEIPLIFGAGTLTGDMPAATRGNFTSRSPDSQAILDTNGGDYFPSFVKRHGYDHVVLYGLAPQWTLLRIAHEEVQFLDAKPYLGLDNLELPGAIERDFECTERKDMALARITSAGENLVLCSGIMGGIKAIWARGGGGAKMGALRLKAIMVHGKPGEAPKVAELKAHNKVIGKKITSTSVIKNALKQVGTPFLYKPSRVLGALGTLNNQKTAWHETLDADNFDPYRPGMDGCFKCPVHCRNQNDMTPEGKGGWGSAALKGLKGNASYDKAQADVEHGKQRTYNGVRNDGKFDQYDKGDGPEYVTVGKFGPMIGLKEPEQILRLNNILNDLGLDSASTGSAISWAMELWQRGIIDARHTDGLNLSWGNYDTVEKLLFMTAKREGFGDTIADSARAVERGKYPAEALDYRMAVKGLFQSDPHDSRILKAFALGLSVATRGMDHLRNRVTLEINARINDDAPFKTQLYGGTVAPEPNRYEGKEIAVRRCENTYAVGDSVGMCRFNTKLFNSPTTPDCGDFATQLSAATELGFSGEELNEIGRNITGLERLINFRLGLRAKDDTLPRRWFEEEIEVGPFKGEKVDRKEFEATKARFYEITGLNAEGVPKADWHERLARATTGFAVHVELPQALPGAPEKHLVVDEPVSNVIALRDALRRRLPEAREALNDHSWNVAINGRMILSGERDAALHDGDQVTFVPIIAGG, from the coding sequence ATGGGAATCAGGGACAAGGTCGAACAATTGTGTGTGCGCCTGTACGATGCGCCGCAGTATCCAACCCAAGGCGCCGTCCTGTTCGTCGACCTCGAACGGCGGGAAACACGCCGCAAATATCTGCCGCTCGACGTGCTGCGCACCTACCTCGGCGGGCGCGGCGCGAACATGTACCTGCTCTACAACCTGCTGCAGGAAGACCGCGACGCGCTCGACCCGGAAATTCCCCTGATCTTCGGCGCGGGCACGCTCACCGGCGACATGCCGGCCGCGACCCGCGGCAACTTCACGAGCCGCTCGCCCGACAGCCAGGCCATCCTCGACACCAACGGCGGCGACTACTTCCCCTCCTTCGTCAAGCGTCACGGCTACGACCACGTCGTGCTGTACGGCTTGGCGCCGCAATGGACGCTGCTGCGCATCGCTCACGAGGAAGTGCAGTTCCTCGACGCCAAGCCCTATCTCGGCCTCGACAATCTCGAACTGCCCGGCGCGATCGAACGCGATTTCGAATGCACCGAGCGCAAGGACATGGCACTCGCGCGCATCACGAGCGCCGGCGAGAACCTCGTGCTCTGCAGCGGCATCATGGGCGGCATCAAGGCGATCTGGGCGCGCGGCGGCGGCGGCGCGAAGATGGGCGCGCTGCGCCTGAAGGCGATCATGGTGCACGGCAAACCCGGCGAAGCGCCGAAGGTCGCGGAGCTCAAGGCGCACAACAAGGTGATCGGCAAGAAGATCACCTCGACCTCGGTGATCAAGAACGCCCTCAAGCAGGTTGGCACGCCCTTCCTGTACAAGCCCTCGCGCGTGCTCGGCGCGCTCGGCACCCTGAACAACCAGAAGACCGCCTGGCACGAGACGCTCGATGCCGACAACTTCGACCCCTACCGCCCCGGCATGGACGGCTGCTTCAAGTGCCCCGTCCATTGCCGCAACCAGAACGACATGACCCCCGAAGGCAAGGGCGGCTGGGGTTCGGCAGCCCTCAAGGGTCTGAAGGGCAACGCCAGCTACGACAAGGCGCAGGCCGACGTCGAACACGGCAAGCAGCGCACCTACAACGGCGTCCGCAACGACGGCAAGTTCGACCAGTACGACAAGGGCGACGGCCCGGAGTACGTCACGGTCGGCAAATTCGGCCCGATGATCGGGCTCAAAGAGCCGGAACAGATCCTCCGCCTCAACAACATCCTCAACGACCTCGGGCTCGACTCGGCTTCGACCGGCAGCGCGATCTCGTGGGCGATGGAGCTGTGGCAACGCGGCATCATCGACGCGCGCCACACTGACGGGCTGAATCTTTCCTGGGGTAACTACGATACCGTCGAGAAGCTGCTCTTCATGACCGCGAAGCGCGAAGGCTTCGGCGACACCATCGCGGACTCCGCTCGCGCCGTCGAACGCGGCAAATACCCCGCCGAAGCGCTCGACTACCGCATGGCGGTCAAGGGCCTTTTCCAGTCCGATCCGCACGACTCGCGCATCCTGAAAGCCTTCGCCCTGGGCCTCTCCGTCGCGACCCGCGGCATGGACCACCTCCGAAATCGCGTGACGCTCGAAATCAACGCCCGCATCAACGACGACGCACCGTTCAAGACCCAACTCTACGGCGGCACCGTCGCGCCCGAGCCGAACCGGTATGAGGGCAAGGAGATCGCGGTTCGGCGTTGCGAGAACACGTACGCGGTCGGCGACTCGGTCGGCATGTGCCGCTTCAACACCAAGCTCTTCAACTCGCCGACGACGCCCGACTGCGGGGACTTCGCGACCCAGCTCTCGGCCGCAACGGAGCTCGGTTTCAGCGGCGAAGAGCTCAATGAGATCGGACGCAACATCACCGGTCTCGAACGCCTGATCAACTTCCGCCTCGGCCTGCGCGCCAAGGACGACACGCTGCCGCGCCGTTGGTTCGAGGAAGAGATCGAGGTCGGACCGTTCAAGGGCGAAAAGGTCGACCGCAAGGAGTTCGAGGCAACCAAGGCGCGCTTTTACGAGATCACCGGCCTGAATGCGGAAGGCGTTCCGAAGGCCGACTGGCATGAGAGACTCGCGCGCGCGACGACCGGCTTCGCAGTCCACGTCGAACTGCCGCAGGCCTTGCCCGGCGCACCGGAGAAGCACCTCGTCGTCGACGAACCGGTGTCGAACGTCATCGCACTTCGCGACGCCCTGCGCCGCCGCCTGCCCGAAGCACGCGAGGCTCTGAACGACCATTCGTGGAACGTCGCCATCAACGGCCGCATGATTCTCTCCGGCGAACGCGACGCGGCGCTGCACGACGGCGACCAGGTGACCTTCGTGCCCATCATCGCCGGCGGCTGA
- a CDS encoding PAS domain S-box protein, with protein MRADELDFHSLVEFAPERGAIQFSGRRAILLHTDAMGALRKELVETLGVDIAKVILTRYGFSCGHEDAGLLPGFMNPDTTEEFVRGGPRVHMFSGIAEVETHSVEVDRERGRYRMSGYWRRSYEAEQHLRLFGRSDEAVCWTLAGYASGFASYVFQTDMICVEHECEGRGDDHCAWTLMNATDCAPELADLRRYFQPLNIKDRINVLEGKVYERTRELEASEQRYRNLIEDLPEMVFALHVSGRMVQLNKAGRLRLGIAEKDLPGMRLKDLVLPEYRAKAASFLKSIANARAATQLDVVMRDTEGRDIPMRLQVEPVLKDDKIVGYSGLAIDITAQQERERKLTEYAARLENREQQIQDIINDAVYILDLDARLSFVNARMAELLGVPADRAIGRRCGELMLHSSALRVERDFRRRLDGEGPAPFEIMLALGDGTKRLLEVSSAVLSTGGQVEGVIGVVRDISARREMERQLAQANRLSALGQFASGIAHEINNPLGLVSGFAEELQALMENIPGVDANPELEVLRRGLTTIQEQAQRCKAITDNLLLFSRKQAVPIEPVDAGMFVRERLASYREIGLTRGLDVALQIETRLPVIATNPTLLDQVLRNLLKNAGDAMPGGGRVEIVLKPAVGGADLEVLDEGPGLPAGVIDHVFDPFFTTKAPGRGTGLGLSICYGILSELGGRIDCGNRPQGGAWFRIHLPADDTSLEADLS; from the coding sequence ATGCGCGCGGACGAACTGGATTTCCATTCGTTGGTGGAATTCGCGCCTGAACGTGGCGCGATCCAGTTCAGCGGCCGGCGCGCCATCCTGCTGCACACGGATGCAATGGGCGCGCTGCGCAAGGAGCTGGTCGAGACGCTCGGCGTCGACATCGCCAAGGTGATCCTCACGCGCTACGGCTTCAGCTGCGGCCACGAGGATGCGGGACTGCTGCCGGGTTTCATGAACCCCGACACGACCGAGGAGTTCGTGCGTGGCGGCCCGCGCGTCCACATGTTCTCGGGTATCGCAGAGGTCGAGACGCACAGTGTCGAGGTCGACCGCGAACGCGGCCGTTACCGCATGAGCGGCTATTGGCGGCGTTCCTACGAGGCGGAGCAGCACCTGCGCCTCTTCGGCCGCTCGGACGAGGCGGTGTGCTGGACGCTCGCGGGCTACGCGTCCGGCTTCGCGTCCTACGTCTTCCAGACCGACATGATTTGCGTGGAGCACGAGTGCGAGGGGCGCGGCGACGATCATTGCGCGTGGACGCTGATGAACGCGACGGACTGCGCGCCGGAGCTCGCCGACCTGCGACGCTACTTCCAGCCGCTCAACATCAAGGACCGCATCAACGTCCTCGAAGGCAAGGTGTACGAGCGCACGCGTGAGCTCGAGGCCTCCGAGCAGCGCTATCGCAACCTGATCGAGGATCTGCCGGAGATGGTGTTCGCGCTGCACGTCTCGGGCCGCATGGTGCAGCTCAACAAGGCGGGGCGGCTGCGGCTGGGCATCGCGGAGAAGGACTTGCCGGGCATGCGCTTGAAGGATCTCGTGCTGCCGGAATATCGCGCCAAGGCGGCGAGCTTCCTCAAGAGCATCGCCAACGCGCGCGCCGCAACGCAGCTCGACGTCGTGATGCGCGATACCGAAGGGCGCGACATCCCGATGCGGCTTCAGGTCGAGCCGGTGTTGAAGGACGACAAGATCGTCGGCTATAGCGGCCTGGCGATCGACATCACGGCGCAGCAGGAGCGCGAACGCAAGCTGACCGAGTATGCGGCACGGCTGGAGAACCGTGAGCAGCAGATCCAGGACATCATCAACGACGCGGTCTACATCCTCGACCTCGACGCCCGCCTGAGCTTCGTCAATGCCCGCATGGCCGAGCTGTTGGGCGTCCCCGCGGATCGTGCGATCGGTCGGCGCTGTGGCGAACTGATGCTGCATTCGTCTGCGCTGCGGGTGGAGCGCGACTTCCGGCGGCGGCTCGATGGCGAGGGCCCGGCGCCGTTCGAAATCATGCTCGCCTTGGGCGATGGCACGAAGCGGCTGCTGGAGGTGAGCTCCGCCGTATTGTCGACAGGTGGCCAGGTCGAAGGCGTCATCGGCGTCGTCCGCGACATCAGCGCTCGACGTGAAATGGAGCGCCAGCTCGCGCAGGCTAACCGCCTCAGCGCGCTGGGGCAGTTCGCGTCCGGAATCGCGCACGAAATCAACAACCCGCTCGGCCTCGTGTCCGGCTTTGCCGAGGAGCTGCAGGCGCTGATGGAGAACATCCCGGGTGTCGATGCGAATCCGGAACTCGAAGTGCTGCGCCGCGGCCTGACGACGATCCAGGAGCAGGCGCAGCGTTGCAAGGCGATCACGGACAACCTGCTGCTCTTTTCGCGCAAGCAGGCGGTGCCGATCGAGCCGGTCGATGCCGGGATGTTCGTGCGCGAGCGGCTGGCGTCGTACCGCGAGATCGGGCTGACGCGCGGACTCGACGTGGCGCTGCAGATCGAGACCCGCCTGCCCGTCATCGCGACGAATCCGACGCTGCTCGACCAGGTGCTGCGCAATCTGCTGAAGAATGCGGGCGATGCGATGCCTGGGGGCGGGCGGGTGGAAATCGTCCTGAAGCCGGCAGTGGGCGGGGCGGATCTCGAAGTGCTGGACGAGGGGCCGGGCTTGCCGGCGGGCGTGATCGACCACGTCTTCGACCCCTTCTTCACGACCAAGGCGCCGGGGCGGGGCACCGGGCTCGGGCTGTCGATCTGCTACGGCATCCTGTCCGAACTTGGAGGGCGCATCGACTGCGGCAATCGGCCGCAGGGCGGGGCGTGGTTTCGCATCCATCTGCCCGCGGACGACACAAGCCTGGAGGCCGATCTCTCATGA